TAAGGAAGATTCTAACAAATAAAGGATTATTTATGCGATACAAAAATATTTTTGGGGGATTTATTATCATCATAATTGGTGTTCTTTTTATTTTAAGAAACATAGGAGTTATTGACTTATCATGGTGGTATGTTTGGAAATTATGGCCTTTAATACTTGTTTTTATTGGAATCTCTGTTCTGCCAATTAAGGATGTGTGGAAATTGATAATTTCATTCATAATTTTGCTTATTGCTGTTTTATTAATAACTATTTATGGATTAGGTGATTCTC
This window of the Bacteroidota bacterium genome carries:
- a CDS encoding DUF5668 domain-containing protein, whose protein sequence is RKILTNKGLFMRYKNIFGGFIIIIIGVLFILRNIGVIDLSWWYVWKLWPLILVFIGISVLPIKDVWKLIISFIILLIAVLLITIYGLGDSHIYINGFSC